DNA sequence from the Gouania willdenowi chromosome 21, fGouWil2.1, whole genome shotgun sequence genome:
GGCCcattcttaaaggtgcagtctgcaactatcagatccctctctccccctccctccccgctgctttcttgccctgcctccaaactttccaaagtcctttcctcagaggagctaacaagctaacgttagcccaacagcaacatcacagtaatataacatgctctgttaaaagtatattacttctctctctcaatgtgcacacatctcagcagcagcagcaacaacacagtgtcacttacagcagcccatacggaggctgctgcgcacacacgaACAAACACATGCAACTAAATAGTAAATTTAGTTACTATTTTTGACAAAATTCACTATGTAAGTGACATGAAAGTAAAAGTTAGGGAAATATtggttttcattcaaatcttatttctttttgctttcattttcaGAGCAATGTGAcgacatttatttaaagttttttaattttgcattcATGAAAATAGGATCTTTACAAAGTGTTTTGTGTAAAATGCAAAACACTTTTAACTCGACTAATAAAAGCAACCCAAGACAGAAGGAGACTAAAAcgtgaaaaagacaaaaacaaccaaaaaaaaaaaaaaacaatggtcGGGGTTTGAATAACAGTTTGATGGTATTCATTACAAAAGCTACAGATCATATCAATATCTTTCTTAAATCaattttaagtatatttttcagtaagtaaaaaaataaaataaaatcagattaCATCAACCTGCATCTAAAATGTACGATACAAACAGTCCATTCCAGACTCTGCTCCAGCACTTCAATCCAGCagttgacagtaaaaaatataacTAAAGTGAACTTTGATCGTTATTTTGatagtttattattaattgtaTAACTTTATTATGTTAAGGTTAAACTAATGgttatttagcactttagaaacatgtttatttaatgtattaatgtcATTTCTAAgggtcttttttatttattttcttcaatcatAGAATTTTTTTATGTGGAGCAAAGTTACAATTTCTGTAACCAATCAGGTAATAATAAACAGATCAATATTTATCATACCTACTCTTGCTAACTATAGTATTCTGtgattgattattattacttgATCAGACATTTCACTccacaaaataagcaataaagcTGCAACATTAGTATCCCTAATGAGCCACGTCACGAGTGACGTCACGACTCTAACTGGAGGctaaaacaggaaacgccgctggctaaagacAGTATAAGATACTAGTAATGTtgttacagctttagaatgtcgtcttgttgtgtgtttgggtgccagaataggaggaataaaGTTAGTGGACGTAAATTAACCGCACAAATGGacacttttcatatttttatgtaGGCGTTTCTTAGGGCAGCTCTTTGTCGCCCTCCTCCGTCCATCAGACTGAGGTCCAGCCCCTCCATCTCACTCCTTCACAATGATTCTCTCCGTTTGTTGAGGATCATTTACTGACTTGTTGTCACCATGTGGAGCTCTGACCGAACCTCTGTGGTTCTCCTGGTGTTCTTCGCTTCTATTCTCAGCTCAGATGCACAGACTTCAACCCCTGCTCCAGGACAGGGTGAGTTTCTTCTCCATTGTTCCTTCACTGTGTTACTTCTTTGTTTTTGAGTCCAGTCAGGAGGCAGTCACATGACCTCAGCCCAGTATCACACTCAGGTTAAATCACATCACAAACGTGACAGGTCCAGAGTTGgcttcaattataattgtaattgtgtaaaaaaaattataatgaattacaattatgacatcattGTAATTTGAAATATATGTTGCTCTTGTAATTGAGTTCggataattcactttgtaattgtaattggcatggaaaatCTATAACAacggtcaattacaattcatttaacacatgtgtagttaacaatgattaaaatgtgcttcatatcaactttttccactattctgtcagttctcttgaggaataattttctttctttctttctttctttctttctttctttctttctttctttcttttcattttaataactgAAATCAAGAcgtaaactgacagaaaaaggctcagacgcccacaccaaaaatattaattccaTATAAGAAAGGTTAAGAGATGAGAAACATATTATATaatagataatttttttttttgtgtgcgtgtgtgtgtgtgtgcgtgtgtgtattttacagctgatttaagacatggaatAAAGCCAACAAGTTATCGTAATAGAactgttttaattgtaattgaacttaagtaattaagaatgtaaatgtaactgactttcaggttggaaataacaattataatttcaaatgtaattggaaaaaatgcctgCCACCATGATGATAATTTAGTTGTGattgaatatggataattgaggatgtaattgtaattgaaaaatataattgaccccaaccctgctcatGTCTTgagtttttctcctgtgtgtgtaCCCTCCCAGTTGCCTGTGCTTTGAGATCCAACATCAGTTGTGATGAATGCCTGAAGAATGTCAcagtaagacacacacacacacacacacacacacacacacacacaacaatagtTGCCTTTGTaattctgtctgtgtgtgtgtgtgtgtgtgtgtgtgtgtgtgtgtgtgtgtgtgtgtgtgtgtgtgtgtgtgtgtgtgtgtgttacagtgtctGTGGTGCAATCCAACCAGTCAGTGCATGGACTACCCAGCCAGTAACATCCTGCCTCCCAGAAGCCTCTGTCCACTGAATGATGCACGATGGGGGGTGTGCTGGGGTAAGGGCACTACCCTAACCCTGGGTCTATAACCAGGGAGCAGTGTTAATGtatagagtactgatatatttcTCAACAGTCAAAGTTACTCAAATTTAcagatttagttgtttttttttgtttttttcaaactattcaaGTTGTTTTTAAGGCCAAGTATAAATTATTACtagcaaacatttaaaaagtctTTATTGAGAGGGAAGGGGCTTAAACAAACTGAgaagtaaaatacattttaagtctgtgtgtgcgtgtgtggacaACAAGGAAAAGCTGATGTGTATCAGTGTGTGGAATAAGATTCTAGAACAGTTTGCCAATGGTAATTAAAGAGTGTACGAATATCaagcaatttaaaagaaaatataaagaaaatatcTTTACGTTACATGACAATCTTTaaagtgtgtaatatgttttttttttttgtgtgtgtgtgtgtatttaatcaaaatcatattaAGTTAagataaaattaatttattaaaagcAGCAATGGCTGgaaaacaggatgctgaaaattAGATTACTGTAATATAGAAAAGGGGGTGGGACTAATACGTTTATACTTccaaaaagtatgtgtatgcagtaatatatgtaattattgttttgtttttctttttttctggagggaaACCATCTGCATCACATCtttttactgtaatattgtttcttgtattattgcatttgttcaaaataaaacagtatatcaTCAAATGTCCTactaaagtaaaagtacaagtgagtcatacataaaatactcaattacaagtaaaaagtagctcaattaaatagtactcaaagtaaagttacttgttactttcatcccctatgtttatttttggtaataaatcttgccacggttccctaacatacagttaaaaaaaaaaaaaaaaagtataaatttaaaaagaaagagaataaatcttgcacaattggaaattaattttgtttttgttttttttttaaaataaaataacactaattaattcaattaaaaatgtatatatatataagttaaGCTaaatttatctttaaaaaaatgaattagtcTTTATTTAGTCAGGAGAACCACATTGAGAATAATAATCTCTTTTACACATGTGTCCTGGCAGCAGTACATAAAACAAGTTtacagtgtcaaaataatactaaaaatgttcttaaaacaACTACATgacaaacaataaaaagtaCTGGAACAAATTAagagtttatgaaagataaaactacaaaaaccacaaaatagtttagaaatatactttaaaaagtacaagtagccatgaaagcaactcaattacagtaacgtaagtacttgtaatctattactttcatctctgacaaaaatgaccttttatCCAGTGACTAATTTGTGACGACGACAAAAAATGTAAGATTTACTGACgacacattaaaacacaatatttgtTCATTATCAAATGAAGAATAAGAAATGACGCTGGTCAGTTGGACAATCTGGATTACATCCTCAAAGccttcatttttttccctttttaacaaaataaatatcttAACTCAAATATACATTTCCACAATAGGAACTTTATTCTTGCAGATTCTAAGTTCTATTGCCCTATAAAAACCATAAGCATGTTCAGACCCCCGCTTATGGATGatgtaaattactttttttttaaaatttgttttcacAAGTAATTGTatcttattgttgttgttttttgttgcttcatttgatgtaaagctcttcgtgacctctgtctgtaaaaagtactctatgaataaagtttacttacttacttcagTCATTTGttcaaatatacagaaaaaaaccaGGAACTTGTGaagaacataattataattgcacTTTTCCAAACCGGCTATAGACTAGATTTTTTACTATACAAGAGTAATGtggtacatttttagtttaaatgacTACACACATAGTTAAAGGTATGCTTACAATGCAGTTTTTACTACCATGGCAAATGTCATTTtgcaaactgtcaaattattgTAAAACACTGAATTgagacaaaatgtaaaattgaaTTCCATAGTTTAAATTTGCACTACAACAAATCAAAACTAAAAGACTAAAATGTGACTTTAACTAAATCTAGTCTAAATCAGTGGAGTTGATCAGATTGTATTGAGATAAAGCGGTAATTAAACAGATATATGAGAAtggttttgtaatttttatttccCTCTGATTCACAGTCAACTTCCAGATATTGATCATCACCATGTCGGTGCTCGCTGGGATCCTCCTCATCTCCATCCTCGTTTGCTGCATCTGTTGCTGCAAGTGTG
Encoded proteins:
- the pttg1ipb gene encoding PTTG1 interacting protein b isoform X2, which produces MWSSDRTSVVLLVFFASILSSDAQTSTPAPGQVACALRSNISCDECLKNVTCLWCNPTSQCMDYPASNILPPRSLCPLNDARWGVCWVNFQILIITMSVLAGILLISILVCCICCCKCERIGNKREDAKMEQQTRVRKAHQKARTEMQLRHDEIRNKYGLSKDNPYSRMNDH
- the pttg1ipb gene encoding PTTG1 interacting protein b isoform X1; this encodes MWSSDRTSVVLLVFFASILSSDAQTSTPAPGQVACALRSNISCDECLKNVTCLWCNPTSQCMDYPASNILPPRSLCPLNDARWGVCWVNFQILIITMSVLAGILLISILVCCICCCKCERIGNKREDAKMEQQTRVRKAHQKARRTEMQLRHDEIRNKYGLSKDNPYSRMNDH